The Lacerta agilis isolate rLacAgi1 chromosome 14, rLacAgi1.pri, whole genome shotgun sequence sequence CATACCTTTTGAAGATTCAACAACCAGAACAGTTTGTGTCTGAGCACCCCAGTCTTTGGTCTTGACAATGCAGCTGTAGCTTCCTTCATCAGACTTTTTGGCCATTTTCAGCATCAAGGAAACATTTCCAGTGTCCAGTCCCTCTGTGGCAAACACTGCCCTGGAGTCATAGCCTTGCCCAAATGTTTCCTGGCCAGTGAAAGCTGTGAACTGGTAGATGTTCTCAGTGTTGTCATCTACAGTTTTTTTCCACTGAACTTCCACGTTTTGTGGCAGAGCCCCAGAAGAGCTCTGGCATGGCAAGATGACATCTTGCCCCACATACCCAATAACAAATAGGGCAGAGTTCAGTTCAAAATggtctggggaaaaaaatcacaaatattAAAGGCAACAACAGCACCAACATATCTGAGGTTGAAACATTTCCCCAAATGGTACATCTCGCGGTTTGGATTCCCTACAGAAGGGGCAAATATTTTCCCTCCAGATGACTTTGTGTACATGGAGGTGAGCGGTGAGATTGGGGAATATTCTGATTGAGAGGAACAGGCAGCCTTTACAAGGATCTCACTGGATGTATGAACCAGACTTGTCTACAGATATTTGGTGTGCTTGCACTGAATACCATTTTTAAGGTGCATTTTGAGGTTATTTGCTGATGGCTACACTATCTGATTATCACTCTCATGGAAGGAATGAattaaacggccttggcccagtacagtggtgcccctctagacgaatgcctcgctagacgaaaaactcgctagacgaacggcatttgtctagcggaagctgccccgcaagacgaaaaagtcaatggggctgcttcgcaagacgaaaaattttcgtcttttttttcgtttagcggagcgcggctgtcattgccgcttcgctagacgaaaaaaccgctagacgaaaaaactcgtagaatgaattatttttgtctagcggggcaccactgtatacctgaaggagcttctccactcccatcatttagcctggacactgaggtccagttccaagggccttctggtggttctctcactgcgagaagtgaaattacaggaaaccaggcagagggccttcttggtagttgcactcaccctgtggaatgtcGGGGTTTgcgtgctggagctcctcgtgcacaaacttggactgatcatgcacgaggtaccagttgcggggaaagcggccagcgttccgcgtgcttttgagcacgggcgccggccaagtctcacaatccgaaggaagctgagtaagccaattgatgactccgaaggtgcatgagttcttagttgccttcttaatgaaaagttgcctcgtgaaatagaatataccctgactctgaatagatggaccaacttaaggaaattaaaatttttactttaaaccttttactccccttttacccccaaaggaagacagacaccggtagtatctttagtggcttcggcagaacccgcataggctcgtcccctaagctaagttctcctaagcttaaagtccctgcgcgcccaatcttccgcgaggctagctaaataagactaaaaccgaaatatcttccgcaagcctagccct is a genomic window containing:
- the LOC117057635 gene encoding CD276 antigen homolog, translating into PDHFELNSALFVIGYVGQDVILPCQSSSGALPQNVEVQWKKTVDDNTENIYQFTAFTGQETFGQGYDSRAVFATEGLDTGNVSLMLKMAKKSDEGSYSCIVKTKDWGAQTQTVLVVESSKGNSTSENSCSSTAFWVTLVFLLLALLALAVTVWTFKHKGTI